The Pseudophryne corroboree isolate aPseCor3 chromosome 2, aPseCor3.hap2, whole genome shotgun sequence genome has a segment encoding these proteins:
- the CCDC89 gene encoding coiled-coil domain-containing protein 89 — MEYVHILIPAEAMSAIATDNSGCYGDITFGVPHNPHQPEMALTMTDDTGGSKDDEAGVPSIQKLSSLPWDAETENRLLRSRLDEQSQLICMLKRRADDTLLQCQGLEEENRELQRRCTDAGSALAAERTRGDRLEDRFGTLAANHQDMIRFKDEYKRQNKALREECQSLRDGKYLELLERDRDIQELRAQLQTAVTELGPMQKRVDELLGREESRIQELHLLQRRLEDSETTCHQVKEDLCRLEEVRRTEQKDAEKKVDELSKEKQDLLHLCMERGRLLQEHQREAAELTNRLQSAQKAIRDAEERFQRDVTAVDADARIVQLNTRLGNSENELGQLRREFEAYKKHSGELLAKERDLNAKLRHLIG, encoded by the exons ATGGAATATGTACATATTTTGATCCCTGCTGAAGCAATGTCGGCCATAGCAACTGACAACAGCGGTTGCTATGGAGACATAACTTTTGGCGTCCCGCATAATCCTCACCAGCCAGAGATGGCCCTGACAATGACGGACGATACCGGGGGAAGCAAGGACGATGAGGCCGGTGTCCCCTCTATACAGAAGCTGAGCTCGCTGCCCTGGGACGCGGAGACGGAGAACCGGCTGCTGAGGTCCCGGTTGGACGAGCAGTCACAGCTCATCTGCATGCTGAAGCGGAGGGCGGATGACACGCTGCTGCAGTGCCAGGGCCTGGAGGAGGAGAACCGGGAGCTGCAGAGACGGTGCACGGATGCGGGGAGCGCGCTGGCCGCAGAGAGGACGCGGGGGGACCGGCTGGAGGACAGATTCGGGACACTGGCCGCCAACCATCAGGACATGATCCGCTTCAAAGACGAATACAAGCGGCAGAACAAGGCGCTGCGGGAGGAGTGTCAGAGCCTGCGTGACGGCAAGTACCTAGAGCTGCTGGAGAGGGACCGGGACATCCAAGAGCTGCGGGCCCAGCTACAGACTGCGGTCACCGAGCTGGGTCCAATGCAGAAGAGAGTGGATGAGCTGCTGGGGCGGGAGGAGAGCAGGATCCAGGAGCTGCACCTCTTACAGCGGAGACTGGAG GATTCCGAGACAACCTGTCACCAAGTAAAGGAGGACTTGTGCCGTTTGGAGGAAGTACGGAGGACTGAACAAAAGGATGCTGAAAAGAAAGTGGATGAGTTAAGTAAAGAGAAGCAAGATCTTCTGCATCTATGCATGGAGAGAGGACGTCTCTTACAAGAACATCAGAGAGAAGCAGCTGAGCTTACTAATCGTCTACAGAGTGCCCAAAAGGCAATCAGAGACGCTGAGGAGAGGTTCCAGAGAGACGTAACAGCTGTCGATGCTGATGCCAGAATAGTACAACTAAATACAAGACTGGGAAATAGTGAGAATGAATTGGGGCAACTGAGGAGAGAGTTTGAAGCCTACAAAAAACATAGTGGAGAACTGCTAGCCAAGGAGAGGGATCTGAATGCTAAACTCCGGCATTTGATTGGCTAA